The genomic DNA CCCCCATGTCCTGAATCCAATGCGAGCGCGAGATGGATTTGCCGCGGCTGATCGGCATCGCGTGAAAAACGCCGGTCGGTTGCTTGGAGTATTCCACAAGTGCTGTGAAAAAGGGCGTGTTGTAGCGTGATTGCACGCCGCGCAGGATGTTCAGGTGCAGTTCAAGGAAATCTTCTTGGTTATAGAACACCCGGCGACAGATCCCCAAATCCAGCCCGGCGATGTCCTCGACTGATCGTTCGGTGATCAGGTAGGCGTCGAGTTCGGGACGGACCTTTGCGATCATCCGGCAGAGTTCCGGGCCGTAGTTCTGTGGCTCGAGGTTTTCGAGTGCCTCCAGCCCACCCGCGCGGTTCAGATAGCGGGTCAGGATGGCCAGTTCGACCTTTGATTCCAGTATCAGACCGGGTCGGACAACGATGGCCTGAATATTGTGGTTGAAGAGGATACCGATCAGCGCATCCTGAAGGCTGGGAACAACCACCGTTTCATAGTGAAACTGGTCTTCGGGGCGGCGCATCTGGGCAAAGTTGGACTTCATCCAACGTTCCTGATGCTCGTTCAGATTGTCGACGATCATCACTTCGAAGTAGGGTTTGCTGAGGGCGCGTGCCTCTAACGACTGGATTGCCTCATCTTCGTGCTCGTCCAGATCAGAACTGTCACGATCAAGTGGAATGTGGCGCCGACGGTACGCGCCGGTTGTCAGAGCGCGCGTAATACGCTGCACGGAAAACGCGAGATCGGCAAAATTTCGGTGGTCGAAATGGCGGCGCAGCGTGTCAAAGGCCTGAACCCCGGGAAAGGCCCAGTAAGCTTCGATCAGGGAGAGAGAATCGAAAAGCTCGGTGATTTTTTCCAGATTGGCCTTGGCATTTCGCCCCTCTGGAGCGCGCGACAGGGCATCGGCGGCCTCGCGTAACTGGCTCCACCTGTCCGAGCGCAACTGGACGGCAGAATAATAGTCACCCATTGATTGCATAGATTTAGTCCCCGCTGTTATGCGACCGATCTAAAATGCACTAGATATGGTACAGGCAGTCGATGATCGGCCGCTATTTTTTTGTGTCAGACGGTGTAGGGCACTGCCTCCCTTTCGTCGCTTTTTGGTTGTTCGTTTGCCTCGGCCATTGCATTTGGCGCGATCAGTGCCCCTTTGAACACTTCGGTCGCGCTTGCCAGTTCAACATCTGAACGCTGTTCGGCCACGTTTGGTTCCTCACTGCGAAGTCCTGCGCGTGAGCCCTGTTTGGGGATTTCCAGAGCGCCGAGCGAATGCAGATAAGCATCGGTGCCGCTGGCGCGGTCATAGACCGAGAAATCAACCGATCGGTCGCGGAAACTCTTGAGCACCTGACCCAGTCCTTTCATGCCCGCCTCACGTTGGCGGCGCACATGATCCAGATCCATCTCAATCGGGAACATGTCCTCTTGGCCGGCCGATTGGTGCAGCACCGTGGCAGAGGGGTCAATGACGCAGGATTTACCCACGCCGCCCGCGCCCAGACCGTTCACATCGACCACGTAACACTGGAACTGTGCGGCGGTCGCACGCGCGATGCTGAGCTCCGCGTCGCGGTCGGTGGTGCCGGTCAAAACCGGGTGCAGCAGCACCTCGACGCCCTGAGACGTCAGCTGTCGGGTGGTTTCGGGGAACCAGATATCATAGCAGATCGACAGGCCAAAGCGGCCCACATCAGGCACGTCAAAGACGCAGAAACCGGTGCCCGCCTCAACGCCCGCCTCGTAGGGGCGGAAAGGAAACATCTTGCGGTAGTTGGCGATGATTTCGCCAGCCGGATTGATCACGGTCGAGGTGTTGTAGATGCGTCCGTCTTCGGCGGTCTCGAACATCGAACCGGGGATCAGCCAGATATTGTGTTTGATTGCTGCCTCGCGAAAACGATCAATCGTCTCGTTGAGCAGTGGCAGAGAAAACTTGGTCAGCGGGCCTAATGGCGCAAGTTCCGAAAACAGAACCATCTGTGTCCACGGGAAGCGGGCCATAAGCACATCAAGCCGGTGGATCATTCCATCCACGTTTGGTTGTAATGCATTTACGTACATCTGTACGCCTGCAACGGCAAATGGCGTCATAAAATAGGCTCTCCTAGCGCGTTCGCGTCGCCCGCCGTCGCGGTTTAGCGCGGTCCTGTTCGTTCGGGCTTTACCACCTTACGCCAATAGGATCGGGAATAACAACAGCGCATAAATGCCTGTATGTCAGGTTGTTTCACAGGCTGCGGAAAAGTTGATTTGCAGTAAATGCGACCTCAAGCGCGGCTTGCTTGAGCTTACGCAGGGGCACCTTTTGCAGCGATGTCGGCGGAACTGGAAGCGCGTCGGGTCCACCCCCTGTCAATGCGGCGGCCAGCCCGGCGCCGAACACAGTGCCCGGCCCGATCCCCCGGCCATTGTAACCGATTGGGGCATATAGGTTTTCGGCAAGCTGATAGATGCGCGGCAGATGGTCTGGCGTCATGGCGATACGCCCGTGCCACGCGGTTTCGAAACGGACCTTGCCCAGTTCGGGAAAGAGCCGCCTGATTTGGCGTGTGGCCCAGCGGTGTGACAGCCCCTCTGCGCCACCGATCACGGACCCCATCGAGCCCACGCAGATGCGCCCTTCGACGTCACGTCGAAGAGAAAACATAATCGTGCCGGTGTCCCACATACCCTCGCCGTTGGGCAGGATATGCGCCGCCTGCGACCCCATGGGTGCGGTGGTGAGCTGAAAGTAAT from Roseovarius pelagicus includes the following:
- a CDS encoding carbon-nitrogen hydrolase family protein, whose product is MTPFAVAGVQMYVNALQPNVDGMIHRLDVLMARFPWTQMVLFSELAPLGPLTKFSLPLLNETIDRFREAAIKHNIWLIPGSMFETAEDGRIYNTSTVINPAGEIIANYRKMFPFRPYEAGVEAGTGFCVFDVPDVGRFGLSICYDIWFPETTRQLTSQGVEVLLHPVLTGTTDRDAELSIARATAAQFQCYVVDVNGLGAGGVGKSCVIDPSATVLHQSAGQEDMFPIEMDLDHVRRQREAGMKGLGQVLKSFRDRSVDFSVYDRASGTDAYLHSLGALEIPKQGSRAGLRSEEPNVAEQRSDVELASATEVFKGALIAPNAMAEANEQPKSDEREAVPYTV